TTCCGCCAGCAGCTTTGATTCGTCTGTTTAAACCCCTTGAATACTAAATCATTCCTCACTGTCGTAATACCCCAGGCCTCTATGTAGTATATCTTTGAATTGTATATGTATTGTTATTATATACAGAAAGCTTCTTTACCATATACAAAGAGCTCTCGGAGAAAACAACATGTGCAATTGCAACTGTTCCTGAGCCGTGTCGAACAGGCAGCTGCACATGATGATGAAGCTCTGGCCGTATTGCAAAACTAGGCCTGCACTCATCTCTTGCAATCTCTGTGCAAATAGTGTCCTAAGTATAATCTCTCTATATGTGTCTTCTAGCTCGATCCACCATATATATACCTCACGCCTTAATCCCGATGAACTTCAACTGCAGCAACAGAGCCAACCATGTTAGATGTCAATTTAAGTTTTGTTTAACTAAAATCTGACTGAAAAGCCGTGCGTCATCTCCTAAAGCTTACAAGGTTGTTGCTGGGATCGCGCCAGTAGAAGCCATGGATGAACATGGGCAGGATGTTGCACGCGATCAGGACAAATATCATCAGTGCGTGCATTCCCATCCACTCCATGGCGATGGTCGGGCGTCGGTACCCATAGAGGTCGACCAGCGCGTAGATCCCCGCGAAGAGAAGCCCCGCCATGCCAGCGGTGGCGAGAGTGTAACTTACAGTGTACAGTGACTTATTCATTCGCATTCCTGGAGAGATCATCGATGTCAATGCCATTGCCCAGGATAATTAGGACTCGAATTGTTTTAGTGAGATCCTTACCGAAGAAGTCCAGCGCGAAGGCCAGGACTAGCATGCTGAAGGAAGGGATAAGCCAGTGCATGATTCTTTCCCTGTGTTCCTGAAATTCGGTTCAGGAGAGAGAAAAATAATTCAGAAATGTTGCATTTATCCACAAGGCTGACATTGCAAGCAGGCATTTTACCTGGAAATGTACAATGATGTGCCCAAATTGGAGACCAATGAGGCAGGTAACGATGGCCATCACAGAGCTGGTGAGTGGGGAAAGAAACAACTGTCAGAAATCACCGTTGCCGCAGAACTCGTATTGCAGCTCAACGTGATAGATATTGCGATCATGAAGAGTTTTCCTGACCTGAGAAGCCCTTCGGGATCAAAAGGGGCCTGACACCATGAGGGAGCATCTGGAGGGAGTGGCCCGTTTTGGGGTGAATTTATGCTACATTGCTGTAACAGGAGAGAAAAGTTATTCCACTGAATAAACATGACAGGTAAACATCATGCAAGCTTTCACACTTCATTAGAATAGAACCTGTGATCGCGCGTAAACCGGTCGACCATATAGATGCTGGATGCCTAAGATTTTACGGTCAATCATGCCAACCGCGTTACAACCTGGCCCGGAGTCACCTCGCACACCGCATGTGACCTGATATAAGTTACAATTATTTGAGCTCATCAGCTCCCCTGTCATCGTCTGTACTACCACGAGGTGTCGTCTTAAGCATGAAGAAAGAAAAACTGAAAGCTGAACTTACAGAGAACGTTTTCTCCATGGAACCAGGACCTGATATTCGATACTCCCAGTCAGGAACGTAGGTACCATACAAGAGTGCCGTGTAGGTTATTGTGATGAGCAAGCCGACGAGTCTAGCAGAACAAATACTTTCAGAAATAGCACATGCTAGTGTAACTCCTAAGTCATGTGGATAAATAGAAAAAATGTGAATTCTTAATTGGATAAACTCACAGTTGATATCTGTATCTCTTGATCAAATCAAGTCCAGATTCTACATCATCATCTCCCTTGAGCCAAATCTGACATAGAGCTGTGACAAGATAAGCTATCGCGATTCTCTGCAATCAAGGAGATATATTTCAGTAATCCTACATTTTAGCTGTACTGATGATGCTGAATTGTTATTTATTGTATATCTCTTACCTGCAGTATACCCATCAAACGTATTTCAGTAACATCAACCCCAAAGGTCAGGCTACGAACACCATGAAAAAATCCACCTGTGTATCACAGCAGCAAGATAAATTATCAACATCTTGTCGCATCAGCTGTAACGTCGTTCAGTTCAAGAACAATCGGTAGCCATCCCCTGATACCTTGCAGAACTAGACCAACAAAGAGTAGCTTCAGTGCACGAAGCGTTGCCTTTCCAGTTGCCTCCCACTTGTCCGGCACTCTCTGCATCACAAGATGACAGCAGTTGGTGTAAGAAAGTCTTAATGTCACACCTGTGCTAGCTTCAGAAATCGAAGGTACATGTCACGGCATTGTTGTTATCAGCGTGTACCTTGTACGCCAAAGCTAGAGCGACCCCAACGATGAAAAGGAAAAATGGCATGACGAAATCGGCTGTCGTCACACCATCCCAGGGGGAGTGGTTCATTGCCGGAAGAAATGATCCAGCGTCGTCCACTATGATCATAAGCTGCACCAAGGAAAACAACACTTAATTAACCTGAATGTTATTCTACAAAATTATATATTTTTCATACATTTTACATAAGAGGAAGAGTCCGTGCAATACTCTTTTTATATTCAGTACATAGAGTTGTTTCCGTTTTGTCTTTTTACTAAAGATTTAAGTGAAAATGACTCGGGGACCAGTAAAATGTTGACAAACTGACGAGCACTTAGACAAGTAGGTGGTACTTTCCACTGGCTAATATAAACATCTCTGGGACTAGGGGAGACCAATGAGCAAACACCTACTTCCTATAAACAAAATCTGATCATGCTACAGAGCAAACCAATGTGAGATAGGCTCCACATTTCCTATGTTATCGTTTAGTTCATGGTTGTTACATCAAAGCACAGCTATAAATATTCGAGGAAAGTTTTGAGGAAACAAAAAAGAACACGATGCTGATCAGTGGTAATTACAACTGCACATTTTATATGGTTGTCTGGCTCCAGCATCGGATTCGAGCTTGAGATGCATTTCAACTCGAAAGCCAAAGGTTCTTTTTTTATCTGTATCAACGGAGAAAGCTCTACCGTTAATAATAAATAAAAGGCACCAGAAAATGGGACAGGCTtaactttgaagaagaagcatgtGCACACGTTAGGCATTGCCGATCAGCAACATCAACCAGGCACCAAACACGAGTGCCCGACACAGCTTGAATTTCTCACCGTTTGTTATTGCTGTTCTTTCCTTTTCCCCTTGAGAACACGCAAGCGTGCGTCATTTCATTATCATTACGAAGATGGAAAATGCGGCCAACACAGGACAACGCCGAGATCGATCGTATGGTGGAAAGTAAGTTGAAGGTTCCGTGCGGCGCGCACTCACAGGTCACAGCTAGCTAAGCTAACGCGTGCCCCGCTCTTCCAAGATGGAGTACGAAATTAGGTTTGCTCTTATCAAGATTACAGAGCCTTTGAGCCGAGCCCATGATTCCAACCTGCAAATATACTACTCGTGCATGGTAGTAGTTCTCCGATCGATCACTTCATCGATCTGAGACACCTACATGGCTACAAACTCAGACTAGGACGTAAACTTGAAGGCTAGGACGCAACTAAATTACCAGATCTGCGTCTGGGTAGTAATTAAAATCAACCAGTAGGTGGAGGCAGAGATGAATCATCAAAGCCGGTCTACAGTGACGGGAACCTAACCTTGTCAACTTGGCAGCTAATTAAACTGCTAGCTAGTGCATCTACCGTGGCACTGGCTTAGCTTTCACTTTAGTGGTAGACGTATGTAGCGGTGAATTGGATTGCACGAAACGGAGTGGGGCGGCAACCCAAAAACATGGCGTAGCAATGTCTCATTGGCCACGCGCCTTGGCGCTCCACCAATCCATGATAAACTTTGCCTATCTGGTGGTATTGCAGAAAGTGAAACGCATCAATCCATCATCCATGGATGGGTTGCTTGATGATTTGGAGACAAGGCATGGCCTGTTGCAGCAAGCTAAGGGTACTAGGCTAGCTAGAGAGCTAGCCAACCACTTGGAAATGTGAAGGCCGGGTACTTGGTGTTGTAGGTACGCGCGCGTATATACGTGTGGAACTCGATCTCCACAGGGAGCTGTCAGTTTCGACCGATTGGACAGCCTTGTTTAATTTCCCAGGAAAGATTTGGTTGGGTGGGGTGTTACCATCTGCCACGTTTGGACCGGCTACACAAGACGTGACATTGAGATCTCCTCTCCTCTAAATAAGATGTGCTACCGCACACTATTATCGTGCCAGCCATGCCTCTTGCCTTTCCTATGTAGCTACTCTTTCATTTCTATCTAGTACCTTTGTTTATCAAATCATTTCTATCTAGCTACTCATTCACATCAGGAGCATGCATGAGCTCCAAGGGAAAGGTCTCACCTAATTAGGTTACTGTCATAACTTTGTAAGGCTTGGCTTAAACAGGGCCATGAATCGACAACACGGCATCAAAAAGGTGTCTAGCTTGCCTCTTTTAATCGCTTGGGTTCAAACCTAGTGGACCTTGGCAGCATATCTTGCGCGCCGCGCGCGCGCATGCCCGTGTGTGACGGTGGCCGATCGCCGTTAGTCGCACCCACCGTCACCGCACCCACGGTTGCGCCAGGTGACGCCGACATTTGGTCTTGTTTACTAGTAGAGGTGGTTCACTCCTAGTTCTCCCTGATGCCATCAAAAGGGTTAAACTGCTAGCCTCTCCGAGTCTACTGTTCTAGAGGTGTTGGAGACCATTTTGATTAGAAGCTATGTAATCTTGCCCGTGCGGTGACGGTCCCTTTCAACTGGTTTCACACACCGTCACGGCGCACACGGTTGGGCCGCGTCACCTAATTAGGTTAGTGTTATAACTTTTCAGGGCTTGGATTGAACAGGGCTATGAATCGAAACCACGCGACATCAAAAGTTTGCTTGCCTTTTTATCACTTGGGTTCGAAGATCAAACCTAGTGGACCTTGGATAGCCTATCTTTCTGTGTAGTCGAACCCACCGTCACCACGCACACGGCTCCGCTGTGGCCTTGTGTTAACGTGACGCCGACATTTGCTCTTGTTTACAAGTAGAGGTGGTCCTCTCGTAGTTCTCGCCGATGTCAGTATAAGTTAAAATTGCTAGCCTCTTTAAAGATTACTTGATGAAGTAATAATTATTGATTTCCGTGGTAAGTCAGGATTTAAAATTATATAGTATCTTCCCCTGTGGTGAACGCTGTCGGTCCCTTGAGTTGGTCGCATGCACCGTCACCGTGCACACGGTTGCGCCGTGTTAATGTGACAAGGACGATTGCTTTGCTCTTGTTTACTCCTCCATACGTACATGCTTCTCCCTGGTACAACCTTCCCCCTGACGGTAGGCACTAGTAAACAGGAACGCATGACATCAAAAGGTTGCTTGCCCTTTTGATCACTGTTGGGTTCAACCCTGGTGGCCCTTGACAGCATATCTTGCTACATGCCTGTGTGGTGGTGGCCACTTCAATTAGTCGCACCTAGCGTTAAGAATCTTTGATAAAGCCTTTAGCTGAATAGTGTAGCTCGGCAATTGATTCAAAGTGGTGTGACCGATTCCGGGGCTCTTTTGCATAGTGGCGCAAACCACAATTTGGTCAACCTCTTTTTTCTAACCTATCGACCGTACGTCCAAAATCCATTTTTGTTTCAAATAGATGAATTTGCAAATCTTTCGAACCATTCGGTTCATGTTGGGGAAGCCCCAAAGCTTCCAAATTAACCAAGTAAAATGTTTCACCTAATTAGGTTAGTCATAACTTTTCAAGGCTTGGCTTAAACAGGGCCATGAATCGACAACACGACGTCAAAAAGGTTGCTAGCTTGCCCCTTTTTATCACTTGGGTTCAAAGATGAAACCTAGTGGACCTTGACAGCATATCTTGCTGCATGCCCGGCCGTGTGTGTGTGGTGGTGGCCGATCGCTTCCATTAGTCGCACCCACCGTCACCGCGCACACGGTTGCGCCGTGTGACGCCGACATTTGGTCTAGTTTAATTTACAAGTAGAGGTGGTTCACTCGTACTTCTCCCTGATGCCATCAAAAAGGTTAGTTCCTAACCTCTTCAAGCTTACGGGATGTTAAAGTAAGTGTAGTGTTCTCGAGGTGCTGGAGATGATTAGAAACTATATTATCTTGCCCGTGTGGTGAACGGTGACGGTCCCTTCAGTTGGTTTCATGCACCGTCACCGCGTCACCAGGCACACGGTTGCGCCGTGTTAGTGTGACAAAGACTCTTGTTCTTGTTTACTCCTCCGTACATGCTTGATGCTTCCCCTGGTACCACCCTCCCCTGACGGTAGGCAGTAGTAAACTGAAGACGTGGCCACCCAGGGCAACCACCGTGGCTGATGAAAACTATGTGTGACGCCAACCTCGAAAAGGAGGGAAATCTACCCGGTGCAGGGTAGGACAACCATGTCAGTCCACACCACACGCCATGAACACACAGCCCAGCAGGCCGGTCCAAGCGCCTccacaccacacacacacacacctagCTAGCCAGCTCGATGTTTGCTCATTCGTACTAGTACATGCGTACCAACGACAAATAAAACAGCATTATACTAAGATTCTCTCGCTCTCTGGCCTCGACTTCGTCTGGCAAATCAGGACCCTGGCTTTACGCCGGCAGAGCGGCGCGTGTCGGCCTGCACGTCGATGCGCCCTCCACACGGTGGCTGATCGGCGTCGCGACCAAGTCAAGCAAGAGAACAAAACAAAGGGATGAAGAAATGCATGTGGCAAGTAGCTGATCGATGTGTGTAGAGCTAGCCGCTATCGCCGGCGGAGCGACGGGTGGACTCCGTCCTCCGGTTACAACTTACAAGATCACGCCGGCCGTTGGTTTACGCGGCTAGCTGGTTGGGGCCGAGTCTCCGTGTTTTATGTGGCGACCGGCGAGGACCTAGTCAGTGGTCACCCACCAGACCAGCAGCGCAACTGGGCAAGGCAACAACGTTCCACCCACTGCGAACTACGAGTGCGAGCTAGGCGATGGATAAGTTAGCTGCCCTACTTGCCCAGCTTCGGCTCCTGCCAGTTGGCGACTTGGCGCGGCCGGTCGGCACGCCGGGAGAGGTATTGATACCCGCCGGAAACCACTACGCGCGCCAACGGGCGTTGTGAGAAAGGCAGGATGATCCGTCGATCGACAGATCCCTTGCGGGCTAGGGAGCGTCTCACCGGCGATAGAAAGCGCGCCACATGCGAAAAAGGCGCCGCTCGTCTCTCTCCCTCATATGCTCATATGGCCATTGCTTGTCTCGACGTGGAGGTGCCAACCGCCGGCCGCATGCGTATTCCTCTCCTCCCAGTCCCAGGACCGACAGCGAATATTGGCCACATCGGGTCGATCGATCGATGCCCAACGCAATCCTCACACCCGCGCTACACATGCTACCTTCGATCCCTCCCGTTAGCTAGCTGCTGCTGCAAATGGGAAGCTACCTAACATTCCCCGCCCTTTTCCGCCAACAGGCCGATTCCGATCAAACGCCCAACCACAAATTCTGTAATCTATACCACAAGTGGGATCACCGTCtgaatctttgcatgatggtttggGTGTGTACCGTAGTTGCTAAAGCTAGCTGTAGTGCTCCGTCTGAATCTTACGTGATATATATATTTAGTATTGATCTCTCTACCCATCATTTTCTATCAGTATATACTGCAACTTCCCGCATCATGTCACTATGTCAGCCGCGTCTGAACACACACGATATTATACCTTTTATAAACGCCAATTATGAGAGGGCACAATACATACATGCGCGCATCAACTTATCTCTAGTAGCTAACGTGGACAGGCGCGTTAGAGTTGACATCCCGTTCGATCTCTTCTTTTTCTATAGCGCATCCAACAAATTCAGGTACGGAAGCAAATACTAACAACGTCAGACTAGTCTGAAAACGCATGAACTATGCCGCGCAGGACTATTTCCGGTCCACCAGCTGGTGAAATTCCGTACGCTGCTAGCAAGTAGGCCATTTTTCTTACTATTATAATACTGTTAGCAACTGTGTGGGCCATAAGCAGCTAGCACCGACGGGTCCTTCGAATCCTGTTTGGCGGGTGATGGGGTTAACTCTTGACAGCCAGATAAGCCGGGGCGGTGATTGTTAATGGCGTGAGATCTAAATAACCATATCTCGTCATCTCAAGATGAGTTCTGGAAGTTTAACTGTCGTCGTTTAATGATGTATAATGTGGACCTCTCCGTATCTACAGAGCAGAGAGAGACTATGAAAGAAACAGAGGCGCTAGCTCCTGCTGGAATATACGAAGGCTGGACAATCATTCAGGTCCGTGGCCGCAATGACTAGATCAACCTATCAATATCATGGCAGTCCGTACACAGGCCTCGCTGGAAAGTAGCTAGTGTAGCAATGTTCCCTGAAACTTGCTATGCTAATGATGGCCAGTAGCAATGTTCCCTGAAGCTTGCTAAAAGCTTGTACTAATGATGGCCATTTGCAATGTTTCATGAAGCTTGCTACCAAAAGGTTGCGGTCATGATGGGCGCGCAGGGTTTGGTTTAAGCTATGAGAGTACTCTGGTTTCTTTTGGTTACTCTAGTTTAAGTGCGGACAAAAAGGGAAAAAAATTATAAAGGGGTGAGAAGAAGCCAAGGGCTCATAATACTCCACACCATGTGCATCATGATGATTGATGAAGCATGTCTTGGGTTGGccccgagagagagagagagagggacgaATCCCGTGAACCGGAATCGTTCTCGTTCGCGGCGGAGAGGAGGCGGAGGCCCACCCCGCAGGGAGAAGCGATTCGATTTGGCATCAGATGTCACGAATATCGCGCGGTAGCAACGGCGAGAAAGATGTGATACTAGGAGGAATCGGAATAACAAAAAGTATGCGGAGATTAGGTCGCGGCACGTACCAGCACGGTGATCCCCCGGAACACGTCGAGCGAGACGAGCCGCTGCCGCTGCGATGATGCTggggacgccgccgccgccggcgtggaGAGGCGGCCGGAGCCGCACCGGCCGGCCTCCAGATCCGCCGCGGGGCCCGCGGCGTCCTCGCTCCGGACGAGCTCGTAGACGCCCATCCCCTCTTGCGAATCCCTCCGCTGCCGTCCGTCCGCCGCGCCTGCATTGGCCACGAAGCCCATCGATCGGTTTCCCCacggcaacaagaagaagaagaggaagaagcgaGCAGCAAGAAGCGTGTGACGAGATGCGGCACGGATGGCGCCCGCTCACCTGACAGCGCAACCACTTGCCTTGCTGCTCCTCCGTGTGCGCTGTTGCGCCGCTCCCGCTTGCCGCTGGGGAGGAACTGCTACTGCTACGACGAGTCCGCCCGATCGTTTTTCTTGTTGCTTCGGCGCGAGTTGGATGGGGGCCCTCTGCGCCGCGGCCTCGCGGTACATATATACGCCGCACCGGCTCGCCTTAAAAAAAAACCCGGTCTAGCTCGTCTCTGTTTGGTTCTCAATCCTTTTTTAGAGGTCTCCGTCCGTCCGTCGCCACTCGGCGTTCGTGTCGTGGCTGCTGTGGCTCTACAGCTCCGCCCCGTTTCGGCCCATCGATCTCGCGGCCGGCCGTCGGATGGATTTCGTAGTGTGTAAAAGAAATTCTCTTTTTTTGAGGGGGCTGACAGCTCATACGGCTTTTGGATTCCGGTGGAACTGTTTTGGGATTAAAGGAAGGAAGCAAGGACTCCCTCTCAAATTAAAGCAGGGGTCCGGGCCGGATAAGAGATGCTTTCCTATCCAAATATCGCGCTGCCACCACGGTTACGGCTATTTGTGGCTGCCACAGCTTGCTTtttttgagatggagagaaaaccAGGCTCTGTTTTCTGCTGTAAAAATGTGGAGTTCGTTACGCTTACGCTGATGATGCCGCGCTCGTGGTGGCAATGCACGTCTCACGTCGGGAAAAGCCGTGGGTGGACGGGCATGCGCACCAGATCCTTTTTCCAGATCAATTCACAGCCGCGAAATTCGGAACGGAATGCATGCTGCCAAGATCCAACGCTTTCGGCCTCTGCCCGTACTGGCCGTGCTTGTTTTAGTTTACAGGCCGGGGAAAGGCTAACGGGAGATCAACTGAGAGTGGCCACCTGTTTGTTACCTATCTGTCGCCCTTTGCGGCAAACAATGCTCTTCTCAACTGAAGCGACTATGTGTGGGTATCATTTGGGGCGGCCCATTGACAGGCgctattttttttatttcttttctgaATCTTGAAATTTTATTTACAATCTTCCAATTTATAATTTAAATAATGAACATTATAAAGGTGGGTTGCGAAATAGGAGACGTTCATGTAGATCACACAAATGTCACGTATTGGTAAACGTATGTTCATATATTTCTAAAATTATGTTTCAATATGTCAAAAATATGTTCATGGgacgaaaagaaaaaaaaaacattaatcaaattaaaaaaatgaatgtCTACATGTTTACTAGTGGAGATGATGCATTTAGCATTTACCAAAAATAAAAAAGGGCAAGATAAATATATAATAATAATTATTAAGTAAACAAACGAAATGGCAATAAATGTTCATGTGTCACAATTCATATTTTCTGTATGCCGAGATATATGTTCATAAATATTTAAAAAGTTATGCATTTCAAATAATGCGATTTTTTGAAAatacaaagaaaaaaaggaaattaaaagTAAATTATTCTTGTAGATACTTGCACAAATTAATATAAACAACCTTTATTAACAGATAACCATTGTTTAGATATGTTCTAACACTTATTTACTTACACTGTGTTTGGATGCAGTGAATTAGGCACATAATTTGGGAATTGGAATTTAGGCCTCCAATTTAGCCGTTTGGGTGTACACGGAATTATAGTCTAGAATCTTTGGGCAATTCCAGGGCATGCCCGCTGGAGGCGTTTTCTACAGTCCACGATTCGGAGGGTGAGAGCTCCTTATTCGCGTGGAATTTGCCCCGCGATCAAACCTGAAGCGGTACGTCCGACCTTTCTTCTCTCAAGAACGCGAGGACCACGGCTCCTGTCACAGGCGATCGAAACGAGGACCTCGCGAGTAAGTCGACAGCGGCGCCCCTTGTCTCCCTGCCCTCCGCCTTTCTCCCTCCTTTCCCTACTCCGGCATCCCACCATACGCTGGCCTTCTTTCTACATGCAGCGACGCCGTCATACCCGCCGTTACCCTGCCCTAACCCTAGGTTGAGCTGGGGATTGGAAATAGGCGCGGGATACGATGGTGGTGGCCCTTGCCCCGCCGGCCTCTCCCGTCGTACTCAGTCGGCCAGCCTACGCCCGGCGCTTAGTTGTACAACACATGATGATTGGTGAGGAACTCGTCATCCTGGGTCAGTGTGGCACTCCGTTGAGGACTTGAGGTAGCCATCCTCGATGTATCCGCCGGACGCGGCAACCCATTCAGAATCCCCGCCGGCGTTGGCCTGTGAACTAGATAGTCCcttctattacgcttccgctatgtattgtgttcgttgatcattagatcaactatttgtgtaatattggatcatgtgatctgaatttgtaagacaagtatggtttgtaatgaatgatgacttatgatatcgactgttatgtctcgcaacaacaatcgtcatgggattgcgatgtatgacataataggcatctcgacttaaaaatccgggtgttgacaattgtaagggtattttacccttatccattattttggtaacgatgacaccgtgctaaagtatttggcctaatatgtttataagtataatctcaggtattaggcaatgaggcgtaaatggtgtatcaaaggaacaagaaggctaaaggagacccccc
This region of Lolium perenne isolate Kyuss_39 chromosome 2, Kyuss_2.0, whole genome shotgun sequence genomic DNA includes:
- the LOC127321114 gene encoding uncharacterized protein, translating into MGVYELVRSEDAAGPAADLEAGRCGSGRLSTPAAAASPASSQRQRLVSLDVFRGITVLLMIIVDDAGSFLPAMNHSPWDGVTTADFVMPFFLFIVGVALALAYKRVPDKWEATGKATLRALKLLFVGLVLQGGFFHGVRSLTFGVDVTEIRLMGILQRIAIAYLVTALCQIWLKGDDDVESGLDLIKRYRYQLLVGLLITITYTALLYGTYVPDWEYRISGPGSMEKTFSVTCGVRGDSGPGCNAVGMIDRKILGIQHLYGRPVYARSQQCSINSPQNGPLPPDAPSWCQAPFDPEGLLSSVMAIVTCLIGLQFGHIIVHFQEHRERIMHWLIPSFSMLVLAFALDFFGMRMNKSLYTVSYTLATAGMAGLLFAGIYALVDLYGYRRPTIAMEWMGMHALMIFVLIACNILPMFIHGFYWRDPSNNLLKFIGIKA